In bacterium, the genomic stretch AGGCGCGCGCGGCCGGATCGCAGACGGTGGCGTGGGACGGCCGCGACGGGCTGGGCCGGAGCCTGCCGAGCGGGCTCTACTTCGCGCGGCTGGAAGTGGGCGGCCAGCGGGCGGTCAGCAAGCTCTTGCTCCTGCAGTAGCCTTCCGGCCTTTCTCCCGGTGGGGAAGCCGCAAGGCTCGTCCGCCCCCAATCTTGCCCGCGACGGTGGGCTACAGCGCACTCACGGCCGCGCCTCGGCGGGCAGCAGCGCGGGATCGAAGTGCGCGGCGAGCAGCGCGGCCGGCGCCGCTGCGACGACGAGCCGCCGCGGTCCGTGCGCGCCGAGCACGAGGGTCTTCTCGATGTCGGCCGTGCGGCTCGGTCCCGTGATCAGCGTGAGCGAGTGGCCTGCCCGCGCGCGCCAGGCCGCAGGGTCGAGCGCGGGGCCGTCCGCGGCGCGCGCGCCGGCAACGGCGAGGTAGTCGGCGAGCGTGGCGTAGAGAGCCTCCGCAGCGACGAGCGCAAAGTGCGTCTCGGCGAGGAAGGCCGCGCGCCGCGCGCCCGCGTGCCGCGCCGAGAGAACGAGCGTGCCCGTCTCGGCGATGAGGCCTTCGGCGAGCGTGCAGCCGCGGCCGTCCAGCGCGAGGCCCGCCGCGAGCAGCGCGCCGCCCGCGTCGCGCGGCCAGGCGGCCTCGGCGAGGAATGCGGCGAGCGCGGCGGCATCGGCGAGCGGACGCCACTCGCTGCGGCTCTCGGCGAGGCGAGTCCCGAGCTGAGCGAGCAGGGCGACCTTCACGCGAGCCTCCCCGGGTGGCGGCGCGCGAGCTCGGCGGCGAAGCTGCGCGCCGGCGCGGCGGGCAGCGCGCGCTCCGCGTTCCAGGTGGGCGCGAGGCGCGCGGTGAGTCCGCGCAGCGGCGGCTTGAGGGCGAGGCGCAGGAGCGCGCCGGCGAAGCGCCAGGCCCGAGGCCGCGCGGTGAGGGCAGCGAAGAGGCGCCAGGGCCGCGCGCTCCCCGCGCCGCTCGCGGCCTCGCGCGCCGTGCGCGCCTTCCAGATCAGCGTGGGCAGGGGAATCTCCGCCGGGCAGATCTCGGCGCAGGCGTCGCAGAGCGCGCAGACGTCGGCGAGGCTCGTTGCCGGCCCGTGCGCGGAGGCACCGCCCGCGGGCGCGGGCGCGCCGCCGAGGTAGGGCGCGAGGAGGATCCCCAGCGGCCCCGGATAGACGCCGCCGTAGGCGTGCCCACCCGCGTGGCGAAAGCAGGGGCAGACGTTCAGGCAACTGCCGCAGCGCAGGCAGGCGAGGATCTCGGCCTCGGGGCTGGCGGCCAGCGCCCGGCGGCCGCCATCGAGGAAGATCACGTGCCGCGCCGTGGGGCCGTCGCCCGCCGGCGCCGGGCCGTTGATCAGGCTCGTGTAGCTGCCCGCGCGCTGGCCGGTGGCGTTCAGCGGCAGCAGGCGCAGCAGCGGGTCGAGGTCGGCGAGCCGCGGCAGCACCTTCTCGATGCCGGCGATCGCGATGTGCAAGGGCGGCAGGCTCGAGCTGAGGCCGATGTTGCCCTCGTTCTCGAGCAGCACGAGCGTGCCCGTCTCGGCGACGACGAAGTTCGCGCCCGTGATGCCGGCCTCCGCAGCGAGGAATTTCGCACGCAGGTGGACGCGTGCCTGCGCGGTGAGCGCCTCCGGATCCTCGCTCGCGGGGCCGAGCCCCCGCTCGGCGAAGAGAGCGCCGATCTGGCGGCGATTCAGGTGCAGGGCGGGCGCCGTGATGTGGCTGGGCCGCTGGCCGAGCTGCTGCACGATGAACTCGCCGAGGTCGGTCTCCACGACCTCGATCCCAGCGTCCGCGAG encodes the following:
- a CDS encoding lactate utilization protein, producing MSAPATRDFRRRSTAALADAELHANLRRATGQTLAKRRALLAELPGADADREAIAAIRAQSHAAREALLAQAKVQLAAAGFTVHEAADAAAARALVLALLEAAGARRVVKSKSMITEEIDLNTALADAGIEVVETDLGEFIVQQLGQRPSHITAPALHLNRRQIGALFAERGLGPASEDPEALTAQARVHLRAKFLAAEAGITGANFVVAETGTLVLLENEGNIGLSSSLPPLHIAIAGIEKVLPRLADLDPLLRLLPLNATGQRAGSYTSLINGPAPAGDGPTARHVIFLDGGRRALAASPEAEILACLRCGSCLNVCPCFRHAGGHAYGGVYPGPLGILLAPYLGGAPAPAGGASAHGPATSLADVCALCDACAEICPAEIPLPTLIWKARTAREAASGAGSARPWRLFAALTARPRAWRFAGALLRLALKPPLRGLTARLAPTWNAERALPAAPARSFAAELARRHPGRLA